From the genome of Tachysurus vachellii isolate PV-2020 chromosome 2, HZAU_Pvac_v1, whole genome shotgun sequence, one region includes:
- the mttp gene encoding microsomal triglyceride transfer protein large subunit, translating to MRRLVMFLLGFASCFTAFCHGASAGPQLDAGRLYRFSYRTELCVNRPKGTSRGNVGFQISSDVDISLAWRNPENQEEQLLRVQISNVQIQNAAKRSRKNNIFHGTTTQGILGREKSEALQRPFMILWKMGKVRSLYTHKAEPATIKNLKRGVASMLMMQLKSGKMMEADASGKCLVEYKVSKDQVIRTKHTESCKTKETGFTTHSQVLGVGEVSSSVTLITLQGSFIKSAVTKETHILSVNTRHTTAAKVLSEQSLSLLTVTDGPAEASGKDTVSVMKSLDPKLVSVGVMTEKTSIRCKACPTLMDTWKAVRSQLEPQSLAKSSAPRSFLSLIHSLRSSSKDQILSILQNCSKSALPQLVDAVTSAQTPASLSAMLEFLDFSNTKSDSVLLQERFLYACGFASHPTESMLQALLDISNNKIGSTEIKESVVIIMGALVRKLCQKGLCELPVVDKVKQLILTGPESAQDEAQVQMYILALKNALLPEAIPLLARFAESETGALSNIAITSLQRYDPQLITHEVKRVLNRVYHQNRRVYEKNVRAAAADVILSSDPSYEEVKNLLLSIGHLPHEMNKYMLSKVEDVLRFDMPSSKVVREVMKDTIAQNYDRFSKMGSSSAYSGFMTRGTDVTTTYSLDILYSGSGILRRSNMNIYGQSNGALLHGLQVAIEAQGLESLIAATADEGEEDLESFAGMSALLLDVQLRPVTFFKGYSDLMSKMFSMSGDPINVVKGLILLTDHSQVIPLQSGLRASVEFQGGLAIDISGGMEFSLWYRESKTSVNNRGALIVLGNVTVDADFLSVGMEVSFETEAALDFITTVQFSEYPFLVCMQMDKTTFPFREAVYKMEKLSSGEPYAWHKSREQLIPGSEFPLHQENSNMCKKVFDSNW from the exons ATGAGGAGACTGGTGATGTTTCTGCTCGGCTTTGCCTCCTGCTTCACAGCCTTCTGTCACG gTGCGAGTGCAGGCCCACAGCTGGATGCCGGGCGTCTTTACAGATTCAGCTACAGAACGGAGCTCTGTGTCAACCGGCCCAAAGGCACGAGCCGAGGAAACGTGGGGTTTCAGATCTCCAGTGATGTGGACATCAGCCTGGCCTGGAGGAACCCGGAGAACCAGGAGGAGCAGCTGCTCAGAGTCCAG atCTCTAATGTTCAGATTCAAAACGCCGCTAAGCGCTCGCGCAAAAACAACATCTTCCACGGCACCACCACCCAGGGAATTCTGGGTCGAGAAAAGAGCGAGGCGCTGCAGAGACCCTTCATGATCCTCTGGAAGATGGGCAAG GTGAGGagtctttacacacacaaggcggaaccTGCGACCATCAAGAACCTGAAAAGGGGCGTGGCTAGTATGCTGATGATGCAGCTGAAGTCTGGCAAGATGATGGAG gctgatGCATCAGGAAAGTGCCTGGTTGAGTACAAGGTTTCTAAAGACCAGGTGATCCGCACAAAGCACACAGAGAGCTGCAAAACTAAGGAGACGGGATTCACCACACATAgccag GTGTTGGGTGTAGGTGAGGTATCCAGCTCAGTGACACTCATCACTTTACAAGGCAGCTTCATCAAATCTGCTGTTACCAAGGAAACGCACATCCTGTCAGTCAACACTCGCCACACCACAGCTGCCAAAGTGCTGTCCGA GCAGTCGCTCAGTCTGCTCACAGTGACAGACGGACCTGCAGAAGCTTCAGGTAAAGACACAGTCAGTGTGATGAAGAGCCTCGACCCCAAGCTGGTGTCTGTGGGAGTGATGACGGAAAAAACCAGCATCCGCTGTAAAGCGTGTCCGACT ctgatgGACACATGGAAGGCAGTACGTTCTCAGTTGGAACCACAGTCTCTGGCTAAATCTTCAGCTCCTCGCAGTTTCCTGTCGTTGATCCACAGCCTGCGCTCGTCCAGCAAAGACCAAATCCTGAGTATACTTCAGAACTGCAGCAAGTCTGCACT tCCTCAGCTGGTGGACGCAGTGACCTCGGCCCAGACTCCTGCCTCCCTGTCAGCCATGTTGGAGTTCCTGGACTTCAGTAACACAAAAAGTGACAGTGTGTTACTGCAGGAGCGTTTCCTCTACGCATGTGGTTTCGCCTCTCACCCCACTGAGAGCATGCTGCAGGCCCTGCtg gACATCTCTAACAACAAGATCGGCAGCACAGAAATTAAAGAGTCAGTTGTGATCATCATGGGAGCTTTGGTGCGAAAACTGTGTCAGAAAGGATTATGTGAGCTTCCG GTGGTGGATAAGGTGAAGCAGTTGATCCTCACTGGACCAGAGAGTGCTCAGGATGAGGCCCAGGTTCAGATGTACATTTTGGCCCTGAAGAACGCTCTTCTGCCCGAGGCCATACCGCTCCTCGCTCGATTCGCTGAGTCTGAGACCGGAGCACTGAGCAACATCGCCATCACCTCTCTACAGAGATACGATCCTCAGCTCATCACACATGAG GTGAAGCGGGTGCTGAATCGCGTGTACCATCAGAACCGACGCGTTTATGAGAAGAACGTTCGTGCTGCGGCGGCTGATGTGATCCTGAGCAGCGATCCATCTTACGAGGAGGTGAAGAACCTGCTGCTCTCCATCGGCCACCTGCCTCACGAGATGAACAAATACATGCTGTCCAAAGTGGAGGACGTCCTGCGCTTCGACATGCCTTCTAG TAAAGTAGTCCGTGAGGTCATGAAGGACACAATCGCTCAGAACTACGACCGTTTCTCAAAAATGGGATCCTCATCTGCCTACTCCGGCTTCATGACAC GGGGCACTGATGTGACAACGACCTACAGCTTGGACATTCTGTACTCTGGTTCAGGAATCCTTAGAAGGAGTAACATGAACATTTATGGCCAGAGCAACGGTGCTCTCCTGCATGGCCTTCAG GTGGCCATCGAGGCACAGGGCCTGGAGTCACTGATAGCGGCGACAGCTGATGAAGGTGAGGAGGACCTGGAGTCGTTTGCTGGAATGTCGGCGCTGCTCCTGGACGTTCAGCTTCGGCCCGTGACCTTCTTCAAGGGCTACAGCGACCTGATGTCCAAGATGTTCTCAATGTCTGGAGACCCCATTAATGTAGTGAAGGGTCTCATCCTGCTCACCGACCACTCTCAG gtgATCCCTCTGCAGTCTGGTCTACGGGCCTCTGTGGAGTTCCAGGGCGGTTTGGCCATCGATATCTCTGGAGGAATGGAGTTTAGCCTTTGGTACCGCGAATCCAAGACTAGTGTCAACAACCG GGGTGCTCTGATTGTCCTGGGCAACGTGACAGTGGACGCAGACTTTCTAAGTGTGGGGATGGAAGTGAGCTTTGAGACAGAGGCGGCGCTTGACTTTATCACCACCGTGCAGTTCTCTGAATACCCTTTCCTGGTGTGCATGCAGATGGATAAGACCACATTCCCGTTCAG GGAGGCAGTGTATAAAATGGAGAAGTTGTCCTCCGGTGAGCCGTATGCCTGGCACAAGAGTCGCGAACAGCTTATTCCCGGCTCCGAGTTTCCTCTTCATCAGGAAAACTCCAACATGTGTAAGAAAGTGTTCGACAGCAACTGGTAG